One segment of Anaerolineales bacterium DNA contains the following:
- a CDS encoding aminopeptidase — MTELLSLLTELISAPGISGNEGGVRPLIEKAWAPLTDQLTVSKLGSLHGLQNGTGAAPRPSIIVATHMDAIGLMVNAIVDGFLRVTSIGGIDARMLPGQMVTVHGRQDLPGLIMATPARLMPSSIKPGVIPMEYLLVDVGLLPDEVSSLVRVGDTVSFAQEPFETGGETLTGHTLDNRASVAALTHCLELLRARPHVWDVWAVATVLEEISYGGAITSAFQLHPSLCMTIDVTFGSEPGSPSHLTFPLGKGPTLGWGPVVHPYLHKTMKELAQHLEIPVATEPTSRYTGTDADAMVMSAEGIPNLVIGIPLRYMHTPVEMVALKDISRAGRLAAEFVAQLDEEFMQKLTWED, encoded by the coding sequence ATGACAGAATTACTCTCCTTGTTAACCGAATTAATCTCTGCACCAGGCATCAGTGGAAATGAAGGCGGCGTACGCCCACTTATCGAAAAAGCCTGGGCTCCGCTAACCGACCAGCTGACCGTCAGCAAGCTGGGAAGCCTGCATGGCTTGCAGAATGGCACCGGCGCCGCACCCCGCCCGAGTATCATTGTAGCCACCCATATGGATGCGATCGGCCTGATGGTGAATGCCATCGTCGATGGCTTCCTACGGGTCACCTCCATCGGGGGGATCGATGCGCGGATGTTGCCCGGGCAGATGGTGACCGTGCATGGACGCCAGGACTTGCCCGGCTTAATTATGGCTACCCCTGCCCGGCTTATGCCATCTTCGATCAAGCCCGGGGTGATACCCATGGAATACCTGCTGGTCGATGTAGGTTTGCTCCCCGACGAAGTTAGCAGCCTGGTGCGGGTGGGAGACACGGTTTCATTTGCCCAGGAGCCATTCGAAACTGGCGGTGAGACATTGACGGGCCATACCCTTGACAATCGGGCTTCGGTGGCGGCATTAACCCATTGCCTCGAGCTGCTGCGCGCCAGGCCCCACGTCTGGGATGTATGGGCAGTGGCTACTGTGCTGGAGGAAATCTCCTATGGAGGAGCGATTACATCAGCATTTCAGTTGCACCCCAGCCTGTGCATGACCATCGATGTGACCTTTGGTAGTGAGCCTGGCAGCCCCAGCCACCTGACCTTTCCATTGGGGAAGGGACCTACCCTTGGCTGGGGGCCGGTCGTGCATCCTTACCTGCATAAAACCATGAAAGAGCTTGCTCAACACTTAGAGATTCCAGTTGCTACCGAGCCGACCTCCCGCTATACGGGCACCGATGCGGACGCCATGGTCATGTCCGCGGAAGGTATCCCAAACCTGGTGATCGGCATCCCATTGCGCTATATGCACACACCGGTCGAGATGGTGGCATTAAAGGATATCAGCCGTGCTGGGCGACTGGCAGCGGAGTTTGTTGCTCAATTAGATGAAGAGTTCATGCAAAAACTGACCTGGGAAGATTAA
- a CDS encoding aminopeptidase: MKPLIQKLVETQGPSGYETSIRSVVRAEVEPFADEVRVDALGNLIAQKGTAKAGGLKIMLAAHIDEIGVMVTQVDTNGFVRFTTLGGVRAYTCVGGRVRFLNGAAGVIHMEPLEDMTRVPTFEQLYIDLGCSSRDETPVRVGDVGTFDRPFLDLGQRLVAKSMDDRIGAAVLIETLRQLRDTPHQLYFVFSTQEEVGVRGATAAAYGLDPDLGLAVDVTATGDTPRRTKVRMEVSLGKGPAIKVRDGGMLADRRVVDWMIKGAEKRGLPYQMEILEGGSTDARAMQLARAGVPAGCLSIPCRYVHSPSEMVDFADVENAVRLLVELLSQPVQL; this comes from the coding sequence ATGAAACCATTGATCCAAAAACTTGTTGAAACCCAGGGACCATCTGGATATGAAACCTCCATCCGTTCGGTCGTGCGGGCTGAAGTGGAGCCATTTGCTGATGAGGTGCGCGTGGATGCCCTGGGTAATTTGATCGCCCAGAAGGGCACCGCCAAGGCGGGTGGGCTAAAGATCATGCTGGCTGCCCACATCGACGAAATCGGGGTCATGGTCACTCAGGTGGATACCAATGGATTTGTCCGCTTCACCACCCTGGGCGGCGTGCGGGCTTACACGTGCGTGGGTGGCCGGGTGAGATTTTTAAATGGCGCAGCGGGCGTCATCCACATGGAACCCCTTGAAGATATGACCAGGGTGCCAACCTTCGAGCAGTTATATATCGATCTAGGTTGTTCCAGCCGTGACGAAACGCCGGTGCGCGTTGGTGACGTCGGGACGTTCGACCGCCCCTTCCTCGACCTGGGACAGCGCTTGGTGGCAAAATCGATGGATGACCGGATTGGGGCAGCCGTCCTGATTGAAACCTTGCGCCAGCTTCGCGATACACCTCACCAGCTGTACTTTGTCTTTAGCACCCAGGAGGAAGTCGGCGTACGTGGAGCGACGGCCGCCGCCTATGGGCTGGACCCTGATCTTGGCCTGGCTGTCGATGTGACTGCTACCGGCGATACCCCTCGCCGCACGAAAGTGCGTATGGAGGTCAGCCTGGGCAAGGGACCGGCCATTAAAGTACGCGACGGTGGTATGCTCGCCGATCGGCGGGTGGTGGATTGGATGATTAAGGGCGCCGAAAAGCGGGGCTTGCCCTATCAGATGGAAATTTTGGAAGGAGGTTCCACCGATGCGCGCGCCATGCAGCTGGCTCGGGCGGGTGTGCCGGCCGGATGCCTGTCCATCCCCTGCCGATATGTGCACTCGCCGTCAGAGATGGTGGACTTCGCGGATGTCGAGAACGCTGTCAGGCTGCTGGTTGAGTTGCTCAGCCAGCCCGTGCAGCTGTAA